In the Methanothermobacter sp. genome, one interval contains:
- a CDS encoding tRNA pseudouridine(54/55) synthase Pus10, producing MDVQERLDAILDITDSKICPHCLGRRFFDVMEGPGNRLRGERLVEKFSLHLEGPCLVCGDVFERLDEAALRVREKVDDLNLEYSSVLVGTRLPDDVLRIDEEINRRLGVQVEGVKREVNRELGKRVTSILQCGADFESPDLVITVDLRGQIRVHVQINPIFIEGRYRKLVRGIPQTKWPCRSCRGRGCSRCNYTGKMYPTSVEELISEPVLEATGGSDSKFHGSGREDVDVRMLGTGRPFVLEIKEPAIRTPDLRALEDEINRRARGMVDVADLRFSSRNRKVELKESSRKKYKVYRAIVELEGAVSDEDLVKLEKLDLIRQRTPLRVSHRRADRIRERRVLDISWKRLDDHLELIIKAEGGLYIKELISGDSGRTDPSVSSILGVPARCASLDVLEVGEAA from the coding sequence ATGGACGTTCAGGAAAGACTTGATGCCATCTTGGATATCACAGACTCTAAAATATGTCCTCACTGCCTTGGAAGACGTTTTTTTGACGTCATGGAGGGTCCTGGAAATCGCCTGAGGGGTGAAAGGCTTGTTGAAAAATTTTCACTTCATCTGGAAGGCCCCTGCCTGGTATGTGGCGATGTGTTTGAGAGGCTCGATGAGGCTGCCCTGAGGGTCAGGGAGAAGGTGGATGACCTAAACCTGGAGTACTCATCGGTACTTGTGGGTACAAGGCTCCCTGATGATGTGCTCAGAATTGATGAAGAGATAAACAGGCGCCTTGGAGTCCAGGTGGAGGGTGTCAAAAGGGAGGTGAACCGTGAACTCGGCAAGAGGGTCACCTCCATCCTCCAGTGTGGTGCGGACTTTGAATCGCCGGACCTTGTAATAACTGTTGATCTGAGGGGGCAAATAAGGGTCCATGTTCAGATAAACCCCATCTTCATTGAGGGACGATACCGTAAACTTGTCCGCGGTATACCCCAGACAAAATGGCCCTGCAGGAGCTGCCGCGGGAGGGGGTGCAGCAGGTGTAATTATACCGGTAAAATGTACCCCACATCCGTGGAGGAACTCATATCAGAACCTGTCCTCGAGGCAACAGGGGGAAGTGACAGTAAGTTCCATGGCTCCGGCAGGGAGGATGTGGATGTGCGGATGCTTGGAACCGGAAGACCCTTCGTGCTGGAGATTAAGGAGCCGGCAATCCGCACACCAGATCTGAGGGCACTGGAGGATGAGATAAACAGAAGAGCCAGGGGCATGGTTGATGTGGCTGATCTGAGGTTCTCCTCAAGGAACCGGAAGGTGGAACTGAAGGAGTCATCAAGGAAAAAATACAAGGTCTACCGTGCCATTGTTGAACTCGAGGGTGCCGTTTCTGATGAGGATCTGGTAAAGCTTGAGAAACTTGACCTGATAAGGCAGCGGACCCCGTTGAGGGTTTCACACAGAAGGGCTGACAGGATCAGGGAACGCAGGGTCCTTGACATATCCTGGAAACGCCTTGACGATCACCTGGAACTCATAATAAAGGCTGAGGGTGGGCTGTACATAAAGGAACTGATCTCAGGGGACTCGGGCCGTACAGATCCCAGTGTGAGCAGCATCCTGGGCGTACCTGCAAGGTGCGCCAGCCTTGATGTCCTTGAGGTAGGGGAGGCCGCATGA